atcacatctccgtgattcatatatacgcattaagctacaaatgtcctttagtatctaattcgctctacctcagaattaatatatttttcatatatgttaactgaaggggaattattaacaactgaaaaattcctcttcagttaacatactatattaattctgaggtagagcgaattagatactaaaggacatttgtagcttaatacgtgtatatatatatatatatatatatatatatatatatatatatatatatatatatataaatttatatatatatatatatatatacatatctacctatatatatatatatatatatatatatatatatatatatatatatatatatatatatatatagatagagatagatatagatatcaggAAAAACCACGTTAATCTCAACTTCAACTTTTCTCAGTAATTTGgatattttacgtttttttttaacatgatatttatccatcgtcttttttttttattcccttaagaaaaaaagattaaaagacgCGTTCCTTGCAATTTGTTGTGCTTAGCTAAAAGCTCTAGATTAGTACGACCAAATTTCCCCctaaattttttcgttttttgtgttttttatgttttttatcttttttgataTTTCtaccggttttttttattttatatttttatcccaACGAATAAACACCATCTCTCATTTCATGCCACAAAGAGCTCAGCTTAGACGTTATatgaattttctctttttccttttttttaattcattttacctTTTCCCGCAAACGCGCAAATTCATTTCAGACAGCtgcttctctgtgtgtgtgtgtgtgtgtgtgtgtgtgtgtgcgtgtgcgcgcgcgtttttttattttattttatttatttatttatttttacgctGTCTAATTTCCCGGATTAATTCTTATAAACCGACGGCCGTAGATTTCGATCTCCAACGGCGTCAATGACCTGGGAAGTCACAATGACTTATGATGTTACAATGATCTGGGATGTTACAATGAATATGTGATGTTACAATGAATCTTTGACGCTGCTACAAGGACCTGTGGTGTTACAATTATCTGGGGATGTTACAAGGGCCCGTGATTTTGCAATAGCCAAGGATATTACAATGACTTGTGATGTTACAATGACCTGTGGTGTTACAGTAATCTGGGGATGTTACAAGGGCCCGTGTTTTTGCAATAGCCAGGCATGTTACAATGACCTGTGATGTAACAATAATAAGGATAGTTACAATGACCTGCGATGTTACAATGACCAACGATGTTACATACTATCAAGAACCGAAATGtgcataatattaaaaaaagaaaacttaaattcTAACTAAGACTGATGTAACCTGACCTTAACTCTTTCTCAGCTCATTTTCACACTCAGTCTTAAAATATGTCCTGGtggctaaagtagattcacatcaaccgtgcatctgatgtctaggccagtcacttacaaCACGCGTGATTGGCTAttcataagccagtcacagggctggaaaatctcagtctctcgggagagttcacataggtaggatgtatgttccatctctcctgagggatacttttgaagacacatcctgcctatgtgaactctctcgagagacagatgGTTTCCAGcgccgtgattggcttatcaacagccaatcaggagcgtcgtaagggactggcctagacatcggatgcacggttgatgtgaatctactatagatgtTATTTTAGTATCCCAGAAGATACAGCACAAATCCGCCAGGGTTGAACAGTTTaccctccattattattattattattattattattattattattattattattattcttatttagaaGATGAGACCTATTCTCATGGAACaggcccaccaaaggggtcattgacttgaattcaagcttccaaagaatatggagtttatgaaagtaagagaaggtaaaaggaaatacagaaagaagagatctcacttactgtagcaaaaaaaaaaaaaaaaaaaaaaattaaatacataaataaataaaaaataaattattgaatacataaaaatgtaaccTGCCAAAAGGTCTACTTGTCTAGACCTGGATGTCTACCAAAGTCTAATCATTCGTTGCCAGTCACTGAACCAACTTTTGGTATAATTTCCCCGAAAGGCTACACATAACACTTTTCGCACGATTCTGCAAATAAAAAGACAAGCAAACAATTATAAGCGCATTCATTCGTTCGCATTTGTCCGAATGTGTTCGTACGCACCGCTCACCCTTTCCTATTTTCTATATACTCAAATTTTGAAGCATGGTTTCGAATCCAAATCAAAATTAACCAAATTGTAACTTTTAAAAGTGTGCTATTTCACAGAACAAATCATGTTCGGCGCtgtgaaatatagaaaaaataagaactgAATCAATACATAAGTGGGCAACAACTCAATAAATAGATCTATttctaaacaaatagaaaatattagataaatataaccCACACACCTGCAAACAGAAATTAAACTGACTCAGTACCTCAACAAATTAACAACCAAACGTCCAACCAAACACATAAATACGGACACGAGCATACAAATGAACTACGaatgaaataatgaaaggaaaacgtaaaaaataaataaataaaagaataaattaaataaaaaggaaaacaaatgaagtTCACAGGATGCATAACGCCTGCtgtttcccctccccccttttgtTTTTCTGCTTCCATGACGTAGCAAATCCTCAGGGCGATGGGACATGCAGTCCAGCTCGAAATGCAACGACCGCAAAAGAGTCTCCCAAGTTCTTTTGCCCTGGACAGGGACGGTGGGGAGAAAGGGGAGAAATGGGAGGTGGTGGGGGAAGAGCTAGGGAGAAAGGGGAAGGTGctaggaagaaagaggaagatgaTAGGGAGAAAGAGGACGATGACAGGGAGAAAGGGGAAGATgataaggagaaagaagaaggtgTTAGGGAGAAAGAGGAAGATGATAGGGATAAAGAGGAAGATGATAGGGAGAAAGAGGAAGATGATAGGGAGAAAGAGGACGATGACAGGGAGAAAGGGGAAGATgataaggagaaagaagaaggtgTTAGGGAGAAAGAGGAAGATGATAGGGAGAAAGAGGAAGATGATAAGGAGAAAGAGGTAGatgagagggagaaagaggaatATGACAGGGAGAAAGGGGAAGATGATAGGGAGAAAGAAGAAGGTGTTAGGGAGAAAGAAGAAGGTGttagggaggaagaggaagatgacaGGGAGAAAGGGGACGATGATAGGGAGAAAGAGGTAGgtgagagggagaaagaggaatATGATAGGGAGATAGAGGAAGATGATAAGGAGAAAGATGACGATGATAGGGAGAAAGAGGTAGGTGAGATGGGGAAAGGAGAAGATGATAAGGAGAAAGGGGATGGTGCTAGGAAGAAAGACGAAAGGGCTATGGAGAAAGGGGGATACGATGTTAGGGAAAAGAGGGGGAAAGTACTAGGAATAAGGGAGAAAGTGCTAGGGAGAAAGGAGGAAGATAATGGGGAGATGGAGGAGATGATGGGGAGAAAGAGGCAGgtgagagggagaaagaggaagatgaaaaaaaaatgattagagCGACAAATGATATgagtttgaaagaaaaataaaaaaaaaatcggttaatAACAACTTTCATAAAAGAAACGACGCCGTATCAGAGACTCTCCGCCCATGTCTATTGATAATTGGCTGCATGATTATCCTCTATAATTATAAGAGGTCTTTGATATCGTGGTGAGgggtaggggggggtgggggttatctCTGAACTCTTTGAAATCTCACTTTTTCCCCCcctctttctttttccatgacactcttcaaatttttattttctatcaccTCCCTTCCCGAGCTTATGAAATCAACATAattcctcccccaacccccttttccaACTCTCTGATTTCCTTTGTTCGTTAGTCGcctctttaacatttttttttttttcagtgacaaATGATTCAGAAGTTGTGCAAAAGCTGTAGTGTGGACGCTTCATCAAGTAGTAAATGCGAAAGGCCGCCAATGAATACCAGGAGGCTACATCATATCCCGGTCGTATCAAAACAAGCAGTTTTTAAGCCTCGAATTTGTCCAAAACGCGccttctaatatatatgtatatataaatatatatatatatatatatatatatatagatatagtatatatatatatctatatctatatatatatatatatatatatatatattatatatatatatatatatatatatatatatatatatatatatagttacattatAGTCATGGCGAGCTACAGAGTCACAGTACTGTTTTTGATAGTGTTACTGTCATTGTTTTTTAACATCTtgcaccaattattattattattattattattattattattattattaatattattattattattatattattattattattactggcatTCTTAACTAACATCTTACCTATgggttttattatattatattattattaagtgttaTTGTTATTCATAACTGACGCCTTATCAatggattatattattattattattattattattattattattattattattattattattattattattataccaaaaTTCATAACGACCATAGCTGAAGAAACTCTTCACTATATAGATTTTAACACTTCTAGATAACGaaattattttgttgattttttttttactttttattttcattcctgcGATAGTTATGAATTCAGTCATCAAAAAatgattaatattaaaaatattaagttattcAACGAATAAAGGAGTAGGGTGTGTTTATCCTAGCTTACTCACTTCTCTCCTTACATGTACAGAAACTTCTAAAGCCGAAGGCATCCTTGGATTAACATTTATATCTCAAAAATGACTggtttcattctatccttgaaaacGAGAACTCTTGACCATAAAAGTATTGTCGAGCTACTTGAGATCTCAAGAATTAGGTGATATATTTTATTGACCTTTCATGAATTTTCGAAAACACGAACCGAAGGATAgcatgaatatctctctctctctctctctctcttctctctctctctctctctctctaataggaGAGTGTTCAAAAAGATGGTAAATGCCTTTCAACTTGGATAAATGTaatgtgttacaaataggaacaaacaacccgcATGCCAAATACATGCTGCttaggaatgacataaatagtgtagaacaagaagaggaccttggattCATTATAACccaggacttaaaatccacaaaacagatacataaagaggcagttcaaatacagaaacaaggaaacagtgctgcaACTCTACACTCAATAGTTAGATCTCACTAAGAAagtacataaatagattagaaggggtacaagcaagagccacaaagttaattccatccatcaagcaaataggttaccgaagacgactagagagcctgaacgtgtatggcttagaaacacgacgattttGAGgtcaactaatagaaacattcaaaatactgaaaggcgtaacaaaagtagacagtaacctatttacgttaaacgaaaaccagacaagaaatgttgttgtgggaacttctttacatacaagataattgacaaatggaataaactgccaccagaagttgtaagcagcaactctttgtaattctctctctctctctctctctctctctctctctctctatatatatatatatatatatatatatatatatatatatatatatatatatatatatatatatacctactcgtaagcatacatacatatattcatacaaaatacATTCTACATGCATATAAAACTATTACATCCCTCATGTTTGTTTTTCAGATTATGTAAGTATATTTGAACAAAGAGAAGTTAACTATATACGGCATGACGAATATAGTATCTGTAATAGTCTTTGAAATGGAACCCTCGTACATTTGCGGCTATCTCTGCCAGTTTCAAGACCAGAAATTTGAATCCTGCGACTTATGTGAAAGCATTGtagaaatataaagtaaatgttaatTCCAATTTCAGAGGTTAATTATAAGCCAACGATTGATATGGATGTGTAGTTTAGGTTTCCATAAGAAGCCGAAGCTTTCTGTAAATATCTATAACAGATTCCAATTTTAGAGGTTAATTATAAGCCAACGATTCATATGGATTTGTAGTTGAGATTTCTTTATTAATGAGAAGCTTTCAGTAAATATCTATAACAGATTCCCGTTAAAAGCTCAGGATTTATTTCCAAAATAGAAAGTACAAGTTAATTCTAATTTTAGAGATTAATTATAAGCCAATGATTCATAGGGAAGTGTAGCTGAGGTATCCACAAGAAGGCGAAGCTTTCTGTAAATATCTATGACAGATTCCCGTTGAAAGCTAAGGATTTATTCCCATGTATACAATAGTTTAGAATTAAacgccaacatttttttttcatacaagttTCAACCTCGTCTTGGAAGCAGGTGACGTATGGATGACCATTTCAAAATCTAATTAGGATCCTGTGTTTATAGTGATGTATAATTTAGATTCCAATAGCAAGCCAACAGTCTACATACGTGTGTACTTCAGATTTCAACTCACTGCTCCGTATTGGCGATTGTTTCAGATTCTATGTAGAAGCAATCGCTTAAATGGATTATAAGTTAACGCTTCATACGGGTTTGTACTTTAGATTCCAAGTTGAAGTCAACggtttgtatatgtgtatttttattgCAACTGGATTCCAGGGTGAAGCCAAcggtttaaatattttttattttcattgcaacTAGAATCTCCCTTTTCTTATCtcgaaactttattttattatgactTTTAAAATTGAGGCAGTCAGCTGATGCTTTTCTAAGTCTAATGAATCACGGTTCAAGACAAAATGGCGATTTCGGATTTGCCTTTCAAAGTCAGATGTGAGGTTCCAATTGAATTTGCAATGGCGTCTAAAGTAATCATTGGAATATCCAGTCGGCAAAAACCTCACCTGGAATATTGGTTTTGCCACATTACATCTTCAAAAACCACAGGGAACTCTGTTGACTTTCGAAatccatttaaaattttttatgaaacTGATGATTTTCGAAGAAAGATGTTTCACTTCTATAAAAGATCGCTTAGCATTCATGAATTAAACAATATAGCTGTTGTCATTATACAATAAGAGTGAATGCCTACAAAGAAACTGCCCCTTTAGCAAGAAGAGCGTACAGTCTGCTAAAACGGGAAAGCAGGAACCATAAAGCTACCCACCAAAATCAGAACCgggccttggaaaaaaaaaaaaaaagtcctaaacTGCAGCAGTCAGCAGCAATCATCGAGAACTTCCTGCATCTGGCTGAAATCGGAGCAGTTCTTCATGAATTGCTGCCCAATTTCAACTTCAAAGCTCATGGCAAGACCGTTAATCGCTAACTATTGGAGTTCCTGGCATTTACATGGCAAAGCTATTTGACCTTGCACGGTTgcgaaaacaattatttttttttctgtggcagAAACCTCTCGTCCGCCTGGAACATTAAGAAAAGCAGATTGCTCTACCGATTTGACGAAAGGtatcataatattaattttttttttttttcattttgtcttttttttgtgcACAACCAACCTTGATAAGGATTGGCgaagatttttcttttaaaatgcaAATGTGGAACTgcgtgttttgcatttttttttccgcGGAGAGCGTATACTTGATTGTCGGCAGTTATTTTAAATATGCTCCAAAGCACTTCTACATTGTAAAGTTAAGTAAAGCATAAGCTTAACAATTCTTTACTCATTCCCGGATTTTCAGACAGCAACTGTgtcaatttatatacatatgtttaaatgtt
The nucleotide sequence above comes from Macrobrachium nipponense isolate FS-2020 chromosome 37, ASM1510439v2, whole genome shotgun sequence. Encoded proteins:
- the LOC135209385 gene encoding cilia- and flagella-associated protein 251-like, coding for MHNACCFPSPLLFFCFHDVANPQGDGTCSPARNATTAKESPKFFCPGQGRWGERGEMGGGGGRAREKGEGARKKEEDDREKEDDDREKGEDDKEKEEGVREKEEDDRDKEEDDREKEEDDREKEDDDREKGEDDKEKEEGVREKEEDDREKEEDDKEKEVDEREKEEYDREKGEDDREKEEGVREKEEGVREEEEDDREKGDDDREKEVGEREKEEYDREIEEDDKEKDDDDREKEVGEMGKGEDDKEKGDGARKKDERAMEKGGYDVREKRGKVLGIREKVLGRKEEDNGEMEEMMGRKRQIM